In Augochlora pura isolate Apur16 chromosome 3, APUR_v2.2.1, whole genome shotgun sequence, the sequence actgtGAGAGCAACACCGTATCACTAGTAAATTGTTAACCAAtcggaaaagaaaatttctatactaATCCTCGCTAACGGATCGAGTTGCGACCTGAAGGTGTGCAGGAAGTAGTGCCCATTACTGTACTTAATACTCTCCCAAAGTGTTAACCAATCAACGCTGAAAATTGTACAAACATTGAGAGGCGCTTGTGTTTACATCACGtgtttaaactttaaaatagttcattgaaatggaatatttttaaaaaatgtcttttaCGATATTCCTTAAGGTGCTGTCGCATgtatgaaaacaaaaattctattataaaagaaaaatatatgaaatatattattatatgtacatactactttctattttcttaaaatgaaatattaaaaatgacagaCCCAACTCCGAcaacagaaaaatcgaagaaaattaatgctataaataaacaagCGGTTCATCAAATATGTTCTGGACAGGTGAGATCAAACtgtgaaatttgttattattttaacataaacattttataagctataaattaatgaactaTTAGCTAACAGTTAgttaatagttattaaatcattattgTATATCTTATAAACCTACTGAAATATTATACTtctttataagaatttttattaagctAGATTAATGATGaattaaaatcattcaaaAATTTTCTGACATGCcctaatattatagttatcaTACACGTATGTATCTTATTAACATCTATACGGATGTCCAAAttctataattgtatttattgttacagatttatactttatttcttttaaattaatacattatattttgtataggTGGTCCTAGACATTGCTACTGCCATTAAGGAACTTGTAGAAAATAGTTTGGATAGTGGAGCtacattaattgatattaaattgaaggATTATGGAAAAACATGTATTAGTGTCATTGACAATGGTAGTGGTGTCTTGGAAGAAGACTTTGAAGGATTaggtaaattttctttttataatacttaCTTCTTTTATATgccgaaatttattatagactAATAGTATAGAAATCTTTACTTGTCAGTTCACATTTTGttcttgtaaaataattatcatttaaagCATATTTCGTTGAACAAATACATTATATGTTAAATCTCTTTCTATTCATCAGGATTGAAACATCATACTTCCAAATTAAGAGACTTCTCAGATTTAATGGAAGTAAATACATTTGGATTCCGTGGAGAAGCTCTTAGTTCCCTTTGTTCTTTATCTGACTTATCCATTATTACAAGGCATGCAGCCTGCGAGCATGGTTTCAAACTACAATTTGATCATAATGGTATACTAAAAACAAAAGAACCATATGCAAGGGAAATGGGGACTACTGTACatgttaaaaacattttcaaatgcCTGCCTGTTCGTGCAAAAGAACttcaaaaaaatttgaaaaaagaatatacTCGCGCCATTCAATTATTGTATAGTTATTGCTTGGTTTCTACTGAAACCAAAATGACATGTAGTAATTTAGTGTCCGGCAAATCTTCCAATCAAATAATCAGTACTACAGGCTCCAGTgacattttgaataatattaatataatatttggtaAAAAATCTTCCGATGGACTTATTAAACTCGAATTACTCCATCCTGATGAGTTGACTCTGCAAGAATATAACTTGCAAAATAATACAGTTATAGACTTTGAATGGGACTGTTATATTAGTAGTTGCGATCATAGTGCTGGACGCTCTACTCCGGATAGAcagtttctttatataaatggTCGACCATGTGATCTTACAAAAGTCAGTAAactaataaatcatatttaccataaatataataataaacaatatccaTTTATCttcttgaatttaaaattaaataaacaatcaaCAGATATTAATGTAACTCCGgataaaagaacaattttttgtacaCAAGAACATTTAATACTGGCATGCCTAAAGTTCAATTTAACAACAATGTGGAACAAACTGCAGGGGAGTTTAACTGTAAAGCCATTGGAagatatacaattaaaattaaaaagaccGATTTCCCCTTCGAATGAGAATCCTCCAGCAAAAAGATtacaaaatgtaaatgaatttgtaaaaGAACATGAAGTAAAGAAAGCTGTACAAACGGATAATCACAACGATGAAAATTGCGTACAAACTGATATAAGTCAGATAAAAACATTGGACAATGCAGAAATGTTAATCAATATTTCCACGATAAAACACAAGCTCGAAGAAGCTAAAAATGCATTAGTAAAATGTACAGGAACTAGCGGAAGAATCAAGTATAAAGCACAAATGGATTCAAACCAAAATAACGCTGAAGACGAATTGAAACGGGAATTGACAAAGGATTCTTTTCATGAGGTTACAACATTTATGATGCTTTGTTCTTAATATAGCTATT encodes:
- the Pms2 gene encoding mismatch repair endonuclease PMS2 isoform X2 codes for the protein MTDPTPTTEKSKKINAINKQAVHQICSGQVVLDIATAIKELVENSLDSGATLIDIKLKDYGKTCISVIDNGSGVLEEDFEGLGLKHHTSKLRDFSDLMEVNTFGFRGEALSSLCSLSDLSIITRHAACEHGFKLQFDHNGILKTKEPYAREMGTTVHVKNIFKCLPVRAKELQKNLKKEYTRAIQLLYSYCLVSTETKMTCSNLVSGKSSNQIISTTGSSDILNNINIIFGKKSSDGLIKLELLHPDELTLQEYNLQNNTVIDFEWDCYISSCDHSAGRSTPDRQFLYINGRPCDLTKVSKLINHIYHKYNNKQYPFIFLNLKLNKQSTDINVTPDKRTIFCTQEHLILACLKFNLTTMWNKLQGSLTVKPLEDIQLKLKRPISPSNENPPAKRLQNVNEFVKEHEVKKAVQTDNHNDENCVQTDISQIKTLDNAEMLINISTIKHKLEEAKNALVKCTGTSGRIKYKAQMDSNQNNAEDELKRELTKDSFHEMEILGQFNLGFIIARLNEDLFIIDQHATDEKYRFEKLNNETQLKTQKLIAPKSLNLSSLNETILIQHLKTFEDNGFSFKINPEESGHRIDLTGIPVSGYWQFGKDDIEELIFLIREGGIEDKENRIFRPSRVRQMLASRACRSAVMIGTALNKNEMQKLITQMAQMENPWSCPHGRPTIRHLLSLQLVHK
- the Pms2 gene encoding mismatch repair endonuclease PMS2 isoform X1 — translated: MTDPTPTTEKSKKINAINKQAVHQICSGQVVLDIATAIKELVENSLDSGATLIDIKLKDYGKTCISVIDNGSGVLEEDFEGLGLKHHTSKLRDFSDLMEVNTFGFRGEALSSLCSLSDLSIITRHAACEHGFKLQFDHNGILKTKEPYAREMGTTVHVKNIFKCLPVRAKELQKNLKKEYTRAIQLLYSYCLVSTETKMTCSNLVSGKSSNQIISTTGSSDILNNINIIFGKKSSDGLIKLELLHPDELTLQEYNLQNNTVIDFEWDCYISSCDHSAGRSTPDRQFLYINGRPCDLTKVSKLINHIYHKYNNKQYPFIFLNLKLNKQSTDINVTPDKRTIFCTQEHLILACLKFNLTTMWNKLQGSLTVKPLEDIQLKLKRPISPSNENPPAKRLQNVNEFVKEHEVKKAVQTDNHNDENCVQTDISQIKTLDNAEMLINISTIKHKLEEAKNALVKCTGTSGRIKYKAQMDSNQNNAEDELKRELTKDSFHEMEILGQFNLGFIIARLNEDLFIIDQHATDEKYRFEKLNNETQLKTQKLIAPKSLNLSSLNETILIQHLKTFEDNGFSFKINPEAESGHRIDLTGIPVSGYWQFGKDDIEELIFLIREGGIEDKENRIFRPSRVRQMLASRACRSAVMIGTALNKNEMQKLITQMAQMENPWSCPHGRPTIRHLLSLQLVHK
- the Pms2 gene encoding mismatch repair endonuclease PMS2 isoform X3 produces the protein MTDPTPTTEKSKKINAINKQAVHQICSGQVVLDIATAIKELVENSLDSGATLIDIKLKDYGKTCISVIDNGSGVLEEDFEGLGLKHHTSKLRDFSDLMEVNTFGFRGEALSSLCSLSDLSIITRHAACEHGFKLQFDHNGILKTKEPYAREMGTTVHVKNIFKCLPVRAKELQKNLKKEYTRAIQLLYSYCLVSTETKMTCSNLVSGKSSNQIISTTGSSDILNNINIIFGKKSSDGLIKLELLHPDELTLQEYNLQNNTVIDFEWDCYISSCDHSAGRSTPDRQFLYINGRPCDLTKVSKLINHIYHKYNNKQYPFIFLNLKLNKQSTDINVTPDKRTIFCTQEHLILACLKFNLTTMWNKLQGSLTVKPLEDIQLKLKRPISPSNENPPAKRLQNVNEFVKEHEVKKAVQTDNHNDENCVQTDISQIKTLDNAEMLINISTIKHKLEEAKNALVKCTGTSGRIKYKAQMDSNQNNAEDELKRELTKDSFHEMEILGQFNLGFIIARLNEDLFIIDQHATDEKYRFEKLNNETQLKTQKLIAPKSLNLSSLNETILIQHLKTFEDNGFSFKINPEAESGHRIDLTGKVV